The Penaeus chinensis breed Huanghai No. 1 chromosome 39, ASM1920278v2, whole genome shotgun sequence genome has a segment encoding these proteins:
- the LOC125046380 gene encoding BUB3-interacting and GLEBS motif-containing protein ZNF207-like isoform X3, whose product MGRKKKKQTKPWCWYCNREFDDEKILIQHQKAKHFKCHICHKKLYTGPGLSIHCMQVHKETIDKVPNALPNRNNIEIEIYGMEGIPEEDVKEHERQRAGRTGSGGKRQDEDDDDDSQSSLPGQSNPPPPNMPPQGPPGPMAPMGPMMGPGGPMMPMMGHMGPMSHMPPYMSGPGMMGPMGPMGPMPPPGAPPANSAPNTSQPPNKPLFPSAAQHTTTANSQIGPVKPAFPAYSQANGQSAPSNQVSSGNTGIQEKESKKPALITTVSANSRIIHPEEDISLEERRMKMARYSQANAAAAAMAMGGMINHHHTGVRPTHPGVVVEAPPIVSSIGPTMVTTMSPMVPAGHMAIPVSLPTIMRPNMQPIMTAQPMVTAAVPALPAMPTAMPPLPLGGMRPPIGLPQALPGHGQMAPGFAAPPMMGAPMMGAPHMIPRFR is encoded by the exons ATGGgacggaaaaagaagaagcagacgaaacCTTGGTGTTG gtaTTGCAATCGTGAGTTTGATGATGAAAAGATTTTGATACAACACCAAAAGGCGAAGCACTTCAAATGTCATATATGTCATAAAAAGCTTTATACTGGCCCTGGCCTGTCCATCCATTGTATGCAG GTCCATAAGGAAACGATAGACAAAGTTCCCAATGCACTtcctaatagaaataatatagagatagaaatatatggaATGGAGGGGATCCCAGAAGAAGATGTGAAGGAGCACGAGAGACAAAGGGCAGGTAGAACGGGCAGTGGGGGAAAACGgcaagatgaggatgatgatgatgactcccAGTCAAGTCTACCGGGCCAGTCGAACCCACCACCCCCTAATATGCCTCCTCAGGGACCACCAGGACCCATGGCACCCATGGGTCCTATGATGGGGCCAGGTGGACCTATGATGCCAATGATGGGCCACATGGGGCCAATGAGTCACATGCCCCCATACATGAGTGGCCCTGGCATGATGGGACCAATGGGCCCAATGGGTCCCATGCCACCACCAGGGGCACCACCAGCCAACAGTGCACCAAACACCTCACAACCACCAAACAAACCTCTGTTTCCATCAGCGGCACAG CATACAACTACAGCCAACAGTCAAATTGGTCCAGTCAAACCAGCATTTCCAGCCTACAGTCAAGCGAATGGACAGTCGGCACCCAGTAACCAAGTTTCAAGCGGCAACACTGGAATACAAGAGAAGGAGTCTAAGAAGCCTGCGCTGATCACCACTGTGTCAGCTAATTCCCGCATCATCCATCCCGAAGAGGACATATCTCTG GAGGAGCGACGAATGAAGATGGCGAGATACAGCCAAGCCAATGCTGCTGCTGCAGCAATGGCAATGGGTGGGATGATTAACCACCACCACACTGGGGTGAGGCCCACCCACCCAGGCGTGGTGGTGGAGGCCCCCCCAATAGTCTCAAGTATAGGTCCCACAATGGTGACCACCATGTCTCCAATGGTGCCAGCAGGACACATGGCAATACCTGTGTCATTGCCCACCATCATGCGGCCAAACATGCAACCAATAATGACCGCCCAGCCTATGGTGACAGCTGCTGTGCCTGCTCTCCCAGCAATGCCTACAGCTATGCCCCCCCTCCCATTAGGAGGTATGAGACCACCAATAGGTCTACCACAAG CACTTCCTGGTCATGGGCAAATGGCGCCAGGGTTTGCAGCACCTCCCATGATGGGCGCCCCAATGATGGGAGCGCCACACATGATCCCACGCTTCAGGTGA
- the LOC125046380 gene encoding BUB3-interacting and GLEBS motif-containing protein ZNF207-like isoform X1, with protein MGRKKKKQTKPWCWYCNREFDDEKILIQHQKAKHFKCHICHKKLYTGPGLSIHCMQVHKETIDKVPNALPNRNNIEIEIYGMEGIPEEDVKEHERQRAGRTGSGGKRQDEDDDDDSQSSLPGQSNPPPPNMPPQGPPGPMAPMGPMMGPGGPMMPMMGHMGPMSHMPPYMSGPGMMGPMGPMGPMPPPGAPPANSAPNTSQPPNKPLFPSAAQHTTTANSQIGPVKPAFPAYSQANGQSAPSNQVSSGNTGIQEKESKKPALITTVSANSRIIHPEEDISLEEKRAGMPRYQQAPRASPQRARAPAPAPPPQRVESPPVSTAPSRLSQLVPACLDHFYPPAMCLDTQEERRMKMARYSQANAAAAAMAMGGMINHHHTGVRPTHPGVVVEAPPIVSSIGPTMVTTMSPMVPAGHMAIPVSLPTIMRPNMQPIMTAQPMVTAAVPALPAMPTAMPPLPLGGMRPPIGLPQALPGHGQMAPGFAAPPMMGAPMMGAPHMIPRFR; from the exons ATGGgacggaaaaagaagaagcagacgaaacCTTGGTGTTG gtaTTGCAATCGTGAGTTTGATGATGAAAAGATTTTGATACAACACCAAAAGGCGAAGCACTTCAAATGTCATATATGTCATAAAAAGCTTTATACTGGCCCTGGCCTGTCCATCCATTGTATGCAG GTCCATAAGGAAACGATAGACAAAGTTCCCAATGCACTtcctaatagaaataatatagagatagaaatatatggaATGGAGGGGATCCCAGAAGAAGATGTGAAGGAGCACGAGAGACAAAGGGCAGGTAGAACGGGCAGTGGGGGAAAACGgcaagatgaggatgatgatgatgactcccAGTCAAGTCTACCGGGCCAGTCGAACCCACCACCCCCTAATATGCCTCCTCAGGGACCACCAGGACCCATGGCACCCATGGGTCCTATGATGGGGCCAGGTGGACCTATGATGCCAATGATGGGCCACATGGGGCCAATGAGTCACATGCCCCCATACATGAGTGGCCCTGGCATGATGGGACCAATGGGCCCAATGGGTCCCATGCCACCACCAGGGGCACCACCAGCCAACAGTGCACCAAACACCTCACAACCACCAAACAAACCTCTGTTTCCATCAGCGGCACAG CATACAACTACAGCCAACAGTCAAATTGGTCCAGTCAAACCAGCATTTCCAGCCTACAGTCAAGCGAATGGACAGTCGGCACCCAGTAACCAAGTTTCAAGCGGCAACACTGGAATACAAGAGAAGGAGTCTAAGAAGCCTGCGCTGATCACCACTGTGTCAGCTAATTCCCGCATCATCCATCCCGAAGAGGACATATCTCTG GAAGAGAAGCGGGCAGGTATGCCTCGGTACCAGCAGGCTCCCCGAGCCTCCCCTCAAAGGGCCCGGGCTCCGGCCCCGGCTCCACCCCCCCAGCGCGTGGAGTCTCCACCCGTGAGTACTGCACCTTCACGCCTCTCTCAActtgtgcctgcctgcctggacCATTTCTACCCACCGGCGATGTGTTTAGACACACAG GAGGAGCGACGAATGAAGATGGCGAGATACAGCCAAGCCAATGCTGCTGCTGCAGCAATGGCAATGGGTGGGATGATTAACCACCACCACACTGGGGTGAGGCCCACCCACCCAGGCGTGGTGGTGGAGGCCCCCCCAATAGTCTCAAGTATAGGTCCCACAATGGTGACCACCATGTCTCCAATGGTGCCAGCAGGACACATGGCAATACCTGTGTCATTGCCCACCATCATGCGGCCAAACATGCAACCAATAATGACCGCCCAGCCTATGGTGACAGCTGCTGTGCCTGCTCTCCCAGCAATGCCTACAGCTATGCCCCCCCTCCCATTAGGAGGTATGAGACCACCAATAGGTCTACCACAAG CACTTCCTGGTCATGGGCAAATGGCGCCAGGGTTTGCAGCACCTCCCATGATGGGCGCCCCAATGATGGGAGCGCCACACATGATCCCACGCTTCAGGTGA
- the LOC125046380 gene encoding BUB3-interacting and GLEBS motif-containing protein ZNF207-like isoform X2 has protein sequence MGRKKKKQTKPWCWYCNREFDDEKILIQHQKAKHFKCHICHKKLYTGPGLSIHCMQVHKETIDKVPNALPNRNNIEIEIYGMEGIPEEDVKEHERQRAGRTGSGGKRQDEDDDDDSQSSLPGQSNPPPPNMPPQGPPGPMAPMGPMMGPGGPMMPMMGHMGPMSHMPPYMSGPGMMGPMGPMGPMPPPGAPPANSAPNTSQPPNKPLFPSAAQHTTTANSQIGPVKPAFPAYSQANGQSAPSNQVSSGNTGIQEKESKKPALITTVSANSRIIHPEEDISLEEKRAGMPRYQQAPRASPQRARAPAPAPPPQRVESPPEERRMKMARYSQANAAAAAMAMGGMINHHHTGVRPTHPGVVVEAPPIVSSIGPTMVTTMSPMVPAGHMAIPVSLPTIMRPNMQPIMTAQPMVTAAVPALPAMPTAMPPLPLGGMRPPIGLPQALPGHGQMAPGFAAPPMMGAPMMGAPHMIPRFR, from the exons ATGGgacggaaaaagaagaagcagacgaaacCTTGGTGTTG gtaTTGCAATCGTGAGTTTGATGATGAAAAGATTTTGATACAACACCAAAAGGCGAAGCACTTCAAATGTCATATATGTCATAAAAAGCTTTATACTGGCCCTGGCCTGTCCATCCATTGTATGCAG GTCCATAAGGAAACGATAGACAAAGTTCCCAATGCACTtcctaatagaaataatatagagatagaaatatatggaATGGAGGGGATCCCAGAAGAAGATGTGAAGGAGCACGAGAGACAAAGGGCAGGTAGAACGGGCAGTGGGGGAAAACGgcaagatgaggatgatgatgatgactcccAGTCAAGTCTACCGGGCCAGTCGAACCCACCACCCCCTAATATGCCTCCTCAGGGACCACCAGGACCCATGGCACCCATGGGTCCTATGATGGGGCCAGGTGGACCTATGATGCCAATGATGGGCCACATGGGGCCAATGAGTCACATGCCCCCATACATGAGTGGCCCTGGCATGATGGGACCAATGGGCCCAATGGGTCCCATGCCACCACCAGGGGCACCACCAGCCAACAGTGCACCAAACACCTCACAACCACCAAACAAACCTCTGTTTCCATCAGCGGCACAG CATACAACTACAGCCAACAGTCAAATTGGTCCAGTCAAACCAGCATTTCCAGCCTACAGTCAAGCGAATGGACAGTCGGCACCCAGTAACCAAGTTTCAAGCGGCAACACTGGAATACAAGAGAAGGAGTCTAAGAAGCCTGCGCTGATCACCACTGTGTCAGCTAATTCCCGCATCATCCATCCCGAAGAGGACATATCTCTG GAAGAGAAGCGGGCAGGTATGCCTCGGTACCAGCAGGCTCCCCGAGCCTCCCCTCAAAGGGCCCGGGCTCCGGCCCCGGCTCCACCCCCCCAGCGCGTGGAGTCTCCACCC GAGGAGCGACGAATGAAGATGGCGAGATACAGCCAAGCCAATGCTGCTGCTGCAGCAATGGCAATGGGTGGGATGATTAACCACCACCACACTGGGGTGAGGCCCACCCACCCAGGCGTGGTGGTGGAGGCCCCCCCAATAGTCTCAAGTATAGGTCCCACAATGGTGACCACCATGTCTCCAATGGTGCCAGCAGGACACATGGCAATACCTGTGTCATTGCCCACCATCATGCGGCCAAACATGCAACCAATAATGACCGCCCAGCCTATGGTGACAGCTGCTGTGCCTGCTCTCCCAGCAATGCCTACAGCTATGCCCCCCCTCCCATTAGGAGGTATGAGACCACCAATAGGTCTACCACAAG CACTTCCTGGTCATGGGCAAATGGCGCCAGGGTTTGCAGCACCTCCCATGATGGGCGCCCCAATGATGGGAGCGCCACACATGATCCCACGCTTCAGGTGA